Below is a window of Corallococcus silvisoli DNA.
AAGGCCGGGTACGCCTGCGTCTACCCTGCCAGCCCCTCTGATCCGACGGCCTCCGTGACGACGGACGAGGCCCGTCAGGCGGAGACCGCCCCGGTCTGCAGCGAGCAGCAGCCGGACGCCGAGCGCGGCGTCACCGCCGAGACCTGATCCGGGCTCAGCCGAACCCGAGCAGGCGCAACCCCGCGGTGGTGGCGGCAGCGGCCACCACCACCGCGACAAATGGCAACCGCCACCATGCCAGGAGCGCGCCGACGAGCACCCCCGCCGGCCGCGCCCCTCCCGCGAAGCCCCCTTGCGACGTCAGCGTCGACGTGGCGACCAGGGCCGACAGCATCGCGATGATCGCCAGCGACAGCAGCCCCTGAACCCTCGCGGACAGGCGCAGCCGGTCGCTCAAGAGCGGGCCCGCGACGCGAAAGCCATACGTCCCCGCGGCCAGGATGAGGATGGGCCAGAGCGTCATCGCAGGGCCACTCCCACCGCGAGCACCGCGAGCAACACCGGCAGCCCCGTGGGCAACCACGGCGTCGCCACCAACGCGAGCACGGCGCCCACCAGCGCCACCCGCCGCGCCTTCATGGGTTCACGAGGGGACTCCGCGCGTTCCTCCCCCGCTCCCGCTGGCCGCAGCGACGGCAGCAACAGCGCGAGCATGCTCGCGGGGAACGCCGCGTCGAGCCCCAGCACCTCGGGGCTGCTCACCGCGCGACCCGCGAGGCCTCCCACCAGGACGCCCACGTTCCACCCGACGAACAACAGCCCTCCACACAGCCAGTATGCCGCGCGCCGCCGCTCCGGATCCCGCTGCGCCATGGCGAAGGCCACGGACTCATCCACCATCAGGTGCGCGCCCAACAGCCTCGTCGGCCACCGGGTCCCCAGCAGATCCGCCACCGCCAGGCCAAAGGGCAGGTGCCGCGCGTTGAGCAGGAGTCCCGCCAGCACCGCCGCCACCGGACTGCCTCCCGCCGCCACCATCCCCACCACCATGAACTGCGCGCCGCCCGCGAACACCACCATCGACATGAAGAGGGCCAGCCACAACGACAGCCCCGCCGCCACCGCGAGCGCACCAAATGAAACGCCCACCACCGCCGAAGCCAGGGCCACCGCTCCCACGTCACGGGCCAGGGCGCGATCCACGTTTCCCATGCGCGCCAATCTGGACAGGAACCCCGTCGTTCGTCAATAAGAACGAAAATGCCATCAAAACGAACGCCCCCTCCGCCCGGGCCGTTGGAGTTCATCGCCGTCACCCTGCGCCGGGAGCGCGAGCGCGCGAACGTCTCGCTCTCGGAGCTCGCCCGGCGCGCCAACGTCTCCAAGTCCACGCTGTCCCAGTTGGAAGCGGGCGCGGGCAACCCCAGCATCGAGACGCTCTGGGCGCTGGCTGTCGCCTTGGGGGTTCCCTTCAGCCGGCTGGTAGCGCCGCCCCCTCAGGAGGTGCGCGTCATCCGCGCGGGCGAGGGCGCGGCCATCCGCTCCGAGCAGGCCCACTTCACCGGCACCATGTTGTCCGCCTGTCCACCGGGCGCACGCAGGGACCTCTATGTCCTCCATCTGGAGCCCGGCGCCTCCCGTCATGCCCAGGCCCACATTCCTGGCAGCGTCGAACACCTCATCGTCAGCAAGGGCCGCCTGCGCGCGGGCCCCACCGACGCCTGCGTGGAGCTGGGACCTGGGGACTACGCGACCTTTCCCGGCGACGTGCCCCACATCTACGAAGCGCTCGCGCCTCGTACTGTCGCGGTGATGGTCATGGAGCACGTCCACGGCTGAAACGCGCCTGTCCTGCCCCCCATCCAGGGGCATTGACGCGCAGTCGTGAAGCGCGACTGCATTTGTTTCAAAATTCTTCCGGAAAATATGCCGCCAGGAATCAGCCCGTTCCTGACATGAGCGGACTTGGACGTCCAACACCGCCGCACGGGGCCGGGTTCAATTCCTCTCATTCACCTGGACCCAACATCCCCGAAATCCACTTCACCTGTGTGCTTTGCGATGCCTGGACAACGGGCACTCATCGTGCAGAGCCCTCCTTCGTCCCTGGCCCTGATGGCCCCGGGTTCTGGAGGTACACACGATGCACCGTCGATGGTTGGGGGTCATGCTCGGTGGGGCGCTCTGGGCTCCCGCGGTCTGGGCCCATGATTTCCGCGCGGACAAGCTGGTGAATGGACAGAAGCAAGTGCTGGTGGATCGCTATCCCACCACGCTCTCCTTCTCGTTCACGGCAACCAACGTCCACCAGACGCTGCCCTCCGACTTGTTGCAGGCGGCGGATCCCTTGCTGGCGAACTGCACGTTCAGCCCCGCGCCCCCGCTGTCGGTCCCCGTGGGCGGCAACATCCAATACACGTGTGAGTACACGGTTGACAGCTACGAGGCCTGCGTGGCGCTGGGTGCGCTGGACGCGAGCCCGAACACGCCCAACGAAGAGGTCAGCTTCGCCAACATCCTCGACATCGGCTGGGACGTGGGCTCCAGCCAAAGCAGCGTCAACGTGCTCTGCCAGCAGCAGCCCATCCTTTACTGCGATGACACGGTGTACATCTCGACCGCGTCCTCGTCGGGGGGTGGCCTGCCCACGGGCCCGTCCCGCCTCTACATCTTCGACCCCGCGACCGGCACGTTGGCCCTGCAGGGCGAGGCGTCGCTGCCGTACAACGCCCTGGCCTTCAACCACGTGGACAACTTCCTGTATGCCATTTCGTCGGACGGGCTCACCCAGTCCAGCTTCATCCGCCTGGACGCGAACGGGTCCGCGACGGTCATCGCGCCGCTCGTCACGGGCGCGGCGGACTCGGCCATCTGGGCGGCGGGGGCCATCCTGGAGGACGGCACCTACCTGGGCTTCGAGGGCACCAGCAACCACCTCGTCCACGTGGACACCACCACGGGCGCGGTGCTCTCCGATGTGATCCTCGGGACACCCGCGACGTTCCGCATGGCGGACTTCGCGGTGAACCCGCTGAACAACCAGCTCTACGGCTTCAACAGCGTGACCCAGCGGGTCGCCGTGGTGGATCCGGTGCTGGGGACGTACGTGGACTACCCTCTCCCCTCGCTGATCAACGGCGCCCCCTCCGTGAACAACGCCATGGTCTCCGCCACCTTCACGGCTGCGGGGGAGCTGTTCTTCTATGGAACCACGAACGCGGACTCCACGCGCGCGGACACGTTCTATTCCGTGGACCTGCTCACGGGGGCGCTGTCCCCGGTGTCCACCGGCCCCGCGACGCAGTTCGCGGACGGCGCCGCCTGCGCCTTCAACCTGCCGCCGCGCCAGGGCGGCCTCTCTCGTCCGGTGACTCGCGACCGTGGCTTCTTCGGCTCCAGCCAGCAGGCGCTGACCGAGTGCCTGAGCCAGGGCCCCATCTCCCTGGGCGCGCTGGGCCACGTGTCGACCGTGGAGGAGGCGCTGGGTGTGCTGTGGGCAAACTCGGCCTTCGCCGCGAACAACACGCGCCGCTCCGACGAGGCGACGCTGCGCATGCTGGTGGCGCGCGAGCAGGTGACCTCGGTCTGCAACGAGCGCTACTTCGGTACGACCGCGCCCGTGCTTCCGCAGCTGGACCACGGCCTGCCCATGAACGCGTTCGTCCTGGCGGACACGCTGAAGCGCCTGGAGGTCCACAACCAATCCGGCCTCAGGACTGCCGTGCCGCTCGCCAAGCAGCTCTGGAAGCTGGATCCCATCTGGGGAATGACCCACGCCCAGGAACCGAAGCTCTAAAGGGAGGACCTCACGATGAAGACTTCAAGACTCGCTGTGCTGTCGGGTGCGTTCCTCGCGATGACGCTGGGCGCTTGTGGTGGAGAGAACCCGGCGCCTCCGGGCGCCGAACCGGAAGGAGACCGGTTCGAGCTGCGCCTCAAGGGGGTGGACGCGGAGCAGTACCAGAAGGTCATGCTGGGCGTGGGTCAGGTGGAGGTCACGGCCAATGGCAGACCCGTCACGGTGCGGCTCGCTCCAG
It encodes the following:
- a CDS encoding AzlD domain-containing protein, whose product is MTLWPILILAAGTYGFRVAGPLLSDRLRLSARVQGLLSLAIIAMLSALVATSTLTSQGGFAGGARPAGVLVGALLAWWRLPFVAVVVAAAATTAGLRLLGFG
- a CDS encoding AzlC family ABC transporter permease — encoded protein: MGNVDRALARDVGAVALASAVVGVSFGALAVAAGLSLWLALFMSMVVFAGGAQFMVVGMVAAGGSPVAAVLAGLLLNARHLPFGLAVADLLGTRWPTRLLGAHLMVDESVAFAMAQRDPERRRAAYWLCGGLLFVGWNVGVLVGGLAGRAVSSPEVLGLDAAFPASMLALLLPSLRPAGAGEERAESPREPMKARRVALVGAVLALVATPWLPTGLPVLLAVLAVGVALR
- a CDS encoding helix-turn-helix domain-containing protein, with product MPSKRTPPPPGPLEFIAVTLRRERERANVSLSELARRANVSKSTLSQLEAGAGNPSIETLWALAVALGVPFSRLVAPPPQEVRVIRAGEGAAIRSEQAHFTGTMLSACPPGARRDLYVLHLEPGASRHAQAHIPGSVEHLIVSKGRLRAGPTDACVELGPGDYATFPGDVPHIYEALAPRTVAVMVMEHVHG
- a CDS encoding DUF6923 family protein is translated as MHRRWLGVMLGGALWAPAVWAHDFRADKLVNGQKQVLVDRYPTTLSFSFTATNVHQTLPSDLLQAADPLLANCTFSPAPPLSVPVGGNIQYTCEYTVDSYEACVALGALDASPNTPNEEVSFANILDIGWDVGSSQSSVNVLCQQQPILYCDDTVYISTASSSGGGLPTGPSRLYIFDPATGTLALQGEASLPYNALAFNHVDNFLYAISSDGLTQSSFIRLDANGSATVIAPLVTGAADSAIWAAGAILEDGTYLGFEGTSNHLVHVDTTTGAVLSDVILGTPATFRMADFAVNPLNNQLYGFNSVTQRVAVVDPVLGTYVDYPLPSLINGAPSVNNAMVSATFTAAGELFFYGTTNADSTRADTFYSVDLLTGALSPVSTGPATQFADGAACAFNLPPRQGGLSRPVTRDRGFFGSSQQALTECLSQGPISLGALGHVSTVEEALGVLWANSAFAANNTRRSDEATLRMLVAREQVTSVCNERYFGTTAPVLPQLDHGLPMNAFVLADTLKRLEVHNQSGLRTAVPLAKQLWKLDPIWGMTHAQEPKL